The nucleotide window ATCGACCGTCTGGACGCGATCCTGGTCTATACGCTGGCCGAGCGCTTCAAGCACACCCAGAACGTCGGCCGCCTCAAGGCCGAACACGACCTTCCTCCGTCCGATCCCGCCCGCGAGGCAAGCCAGATCGAGCGGCTGGAACGCCTCGCGCGCGAGGCCGATCTCGACCCGGAATTCGCGCGCAAATTCCTGAATTTCGTGATCGCCGAAGTGATCCGGCATCACGAACGGTACCACGTCTAGGATGCGTTGCCGCGCATCCGCCAAACCCGCCATTCCAAAGGAGAAATCGCAATGGCAATGAAAATCCGCCTGGCCCGTGGTGGCTCGAAGAAACGCCCCCATTACGCCATCGTCGCCTCGGACTCGCGCATGCCGCGCGACGGCCGCTTCCTCGAGAAGCTGGGTGTCTACAACCCGCTGCTGCCCAAGGATTCGGAAGAGCGCATCAAGATGGATCTGGAGCGCGTCCAGTACTGGCTGGGCCAGGGCGCGCAGCCGACCGACCGCGTCGCCCGCTTCCTGGAAGCCGCCGGCGTGAAAGAGAAGGCCGAGCGCAAGAACCTGAAGAAGGGCGAGCCGGGCAAGGCCGCGAAAGAGCGGGCCGAGAAGCGCGCCGCCCGCGAGGCCGCCGCCAACGCCCCGGCCGAAGAAGCCGCTTCGGAATAATCCGGCATGGCCGAGCGGATCTGTGTCGGCGCGATCGCGGGCGCCTTCGGCGTCCGGGGCGAGGTGAGGCTCAAGAGCTTCACCTCGGAACCTTCTGATATTGCTGCCTATGGTCCGCTCTGGTCCGAGGATGGAAAGCGCTTCTTCACGGTCCGGCTGAGCCGGCCGGTGACCGGGGGACTCGGGGCCCGGCTCTCGGGCGTCGAGACGCGCGAACAGGCCGAGGCGCTGAAGGGCGTGACGCTTTGGGCCGACCGTGACCGGCTGCCGGCGCTGCCGGATGACGAATTCTATCACACCGACCTGATCGGGCTTTCCGTCTACGACACCGGCGGCAAGCTGATCGGCAAGGTCCGGGCCATCTACGACCATGGCGCGGGCGACATTCTCGAGATCTTCGGAACGGGCCGCCAGACAGTGTTGCTGCCCTTCACCCGCGCCTTCGTGCCGACGGTGGACATCGCTGCCGGGCGCATCATCGCCGACCCGCCGGAAGAGGAACAGGAATGACGCGCATTGCATTGTTCTCCATCGGTTTTCTTCTCATGCTCGCCGGCCCGCTGATGCAGGGTCTCTCGGGCAGCGAGAACCCGAACGCCTATATCTTCGCGCCGGTCATGCTGGCCGGGATCATTCCGCTGCTGGCCGGGCAGGCGCTGTCGCCCAGCCCGCGGCTGATGGCGCAGGCCATCCTGATCTGCGGCGCGCTCTGCATGGGCGCCTGGTATCTGGGCACGCTGTTCGCGCCGATGACGCTGCCGCCCGCCGCGCCGGTCGGCACCGCCATCCTGGGGGCGCTGCTGGTGGTGGCCGGCAATTTCCTGCTGCGCCGCGACGCATGAGCACGCCGCCGAAATCCCACGCGGCGAAATCCCATGG belongs to Paracoccus sp. TOH and includes:
- a CDS encoding chorismate mutase; translation: MTNDAARAAALLKEHRASIDRLDAILVYTLAERFKHTQNVGRLKAEHDLPPSDPAREASQIERLERLAREADLDPEFARKFLNFVIAEVIRHHERYHV
- the rpsP gene encoding 30S ribosomal protein S16 — encoded protein: MAMKIRLARGGSKKRPHYAIVASDSRMPRDGRFLEKLGVYNPLLPKDSEERIKMDLERVQYWLGQGAQPTDRVARFLEAAGVKEKAERKNLKKGEPGKAAKERAEKRAAREAAANAPAEEAASE
- the rimM gene encoding ribosome maturation factor RimM (Essential for efficient processing of 16S rRNA); translated protein: MAERICVGAIAGAFGVRGEVRLKSFTSEPSDIAAYGPLWSEDGKRFFTVRLSRPVTGGLGARLSGVETREQAEALKGVTLWADRDRLPALPDDEFYHTDLIGLSVYDTGGKLIGKVRAIYDHGAGDILEIFGTGRQTVLLPFTRAFVPTVDIAAGRIIADPPEEEQE